The genomic DNA GCGGCGCTTGTCGCGGTGTTCGCACTCGGCGTCGGGCTGACGCTCTACGCCGGGGCGTTGGATTCCGTGTGGCCGCTGCTGTCAGGTACCCACGAAACCGCGGCGTTAGCCGTGGATGCTACCGCGAGTGAGGCCGCCGACTTCGGCGTCGTTGCGCCGCCGATTACGGAGGCTGCTGCGGCGGCGAGTCCGGCCGGATACCGGCTGAACGCGACGCTTCGGGCCGATGGACGAATGTGGCACGCCGGCCAGCCACGACCGGCCGACGCCGACTGTGACCGGCGGACGGTGTCAGTGCGGACCGCCCCCGGGCGCGTCAGCCGCGGCCTGTTGGAGGTGTGCGTGTGGCGCGGGCTGTGAGTACCGTCCTCGATGTGACAGTCTGTCTCCTGCTCGTCGGCGTCGCCGTCGTTACGTTGGCCACGGCGGTGCCGGGCGCAGGCGAAGAGCCATCGGCACCGGACGGCGGCGATGCGGCGGCAGCGGAGCTGGGGACGGTGACTGCAAGCGTCAGTAGCGATGGTGCAACCCGTCACGACACGCTGGCCGGCCATCTCGCCCGCGCGGCGGTCGCGAACACGACCGTCGGCGGCGAGCCGGTCGCTGCGACCGGCTATCCCGACGCGGCAGCTGAAGCGGTGCGGAACCGAAGCGGCGACCGGACACACGTCACCGCCCGGTGGCGACCCCTCGGTGACGCGTCCACCTCAGGAACGGTGACGGTCGGTCGGCCGCCGCCCCGGACAGCCGACGTTTCGGTGACAACGTTCACCGTCGAGAGCGGCCTCCGGCCTGCGACTGCGGCGTCCGACCCAGCCACATCGCTCGCGAACGCGTACGTGGCGTGGCTCTTCCCGCCGGAGCGAACGCGTGGGCTGCTGGTCGATTCCCGGACCGCGCCGGCCGCCAAGGAACAGTATACGGAGACGGCGGCGACTCTCGACACGGCGGTCGATGCGCCATTAGCAGAGGCCAACGCCGAGACGGTAAACGAGCGGCTGTCGACGGCGTTGGCAGAGCGAATCAAAACGGTAAGCGAAGGACACGGCGACGTCGACAGCCTCGAAACGCCGTCTGAAGAGGTAGCAGTGGTCGTCCGGCGGTGGGAGCCGTGAACGACCGCGGTCGCGTCCCCTTCGCGCTCATCGGTGTGTTGTTGCTCGTCACCAGCGGCACGCTCGCGGTGTCGGTTTCGACACACGACGCCGGGACTGACACCTCCACAGACCGCGCCGTCGGCGGCGCGGCGGCTGCGGCGACAACCGAGCTTCGGGGGGCTGCCGATGCCGCCGCCACGGCTGCCGCCGCGGAGCCGACGACGACGCCGGCGAACACCACCGCTGGGCGTGCGCTTGACAGCGAGCAGCCATTCCGCGACAGTCTTCGGCTGCGGGTGTATCTCCGTGCGCTGGACCGCGTTGACGGAACCACGTTCGAGCGCGATGGCACCGTCGTCAGCGCGTCACTACCGGATGTCGAGCCAACCCGGGAGGGCTACCGCGAGGCGATTCAGCGGGTCGAAGTCGAACGGGCTGGCAAAGAGGACACGGCGCTGGCAGTCGAGCT from Natronomonas pharaonis DSM 2160 includes the following:
- a CDS encoding DUF7285 family protein is translated as MWSSRDSGQTEPLAALVAVFALGVGLTLYAGALDSVWPLLSGTHETAALAVDATASEAADFGVVAPPITEAAAAASPAGYRLNATLRADGRMWHAGQPRPADADCDRRTVSVRTAPGRVSRGLLEVCVWRGL
- a CDS encoding DUF7284 family protein; this encodes MARAVSTVLDVTVCLLLVGVAVVTLATAVPGAGEEPSAPDGGDAAAAELGTVTASVSSDGATRHDTLAGHLARAAVANTTVGGEPVAATGYPDAAAEAVRNRSGDRTHVTARWRPLGDASTSGTVTVGRPPPRTADVSVTTFTVESGLRPATAASDPATSLANAYVAWLFPPERTRGLLVDSRTAPAAKEQYTETAATLDTAVDAPLAEANAETVNERLSTALAERIKTVSEGHGDVDSLETPSEEVAVVVRRWEP